From Toxorhynchites rutilus septentrionalis strain SRP chromosome 2, ASM2978413v1, whole genome shotgun sequence, a single genomic window includes:
- the LOC129770867 gene encoding transmembrane protease serine 9-like — protein MIRYRLTLLIALGVASIAPTGHGQQETDFDDKSCGRQHAQIDGLIKGGYKARPGEFPWHVALFHRIGSSDQFEYQCGGTLVHKYLVVTAAHCVTQRASRKHKVLADVLVKVGRFNISEEREDQGRDHEVGKIVTHRSYKPLTYENDLAIIKLAVPAIFTPYVQPACLWKRDDSIPLPDWRRQSGTVVGWGLKDDNKIATTLNTAHMPVVDMHECLASDRAFFGHLLNARSFCAGHKNGTGVCNGDSGGGMFFTHENQWYLRGVVSYSNTLDSTGICNLKQYVGFTDAGQYLDWIYENAPINENSDPILGHPSIRLINQGNCGKNEQIFGYAEDRKPIIQQYPWMVQLRHPFASHDYVQCNGVLINKNYILTTATCYIDWNDDVLVTLGDYITGQVKDCAPRNGAEFCTSPVQTTSIAEYTQKGKLVLARLSSPAVIGRRQHIEAICLPTTPEQRDRLYTKYILTGWKESGNDSHYMQRAILDLIPEARCREEMAKYEYATEEQKNLNDTIICVRNLNNPNRSPQCEDYQPGTAIQAIEKKSNRYYLYGLQTDISYCVKPETFAAVTKYMEWILDNMKP, from the exons ATGATCCGTTATCGGTTGACCTTGTTGATTGCACTAGGTGTAGCATCAATAGCACCGACTGGACACGGTCAGCAGGAAACCGACTTCGACGACAAAAGCTGCGGTCGGCAACATGCGCAGATCGATGGATTGATCAAGGGAGGCTACAAAGCCCGACCCGGAGAGTTCCCGTGGCATGTGGCTCTGTTTCACCGGATCGGGTCGAGTGATCAATTCGAGTACCAGTGTGGGGGAACGCTTGTGCACAAGTATCTGGTGGTGACCGCGGCCCACTGTGTCACGCAACGAGCAAGCCGAAAGCACAAGGTACTGGCGGATGTTTTGGTGAAGGTTGGTCGTTTCAACATATCGGAAGAACGCGAAGATCAGGGACGGGACCACGAGGTGGGTAAAATTGTGACCCATCGAAGCTACAAGCCACTGACGTACGAGAACGACTTGGCGATCATAAAACTGGCGGTTCCGGCGATCTTCACGCCGTACGTTCAGCCGGCTTGCCTGTGGAAGCGGGACGATAGTATACCACTGCCAGATTGGCGCAGACAGTCCGGCACCGTCGTTGGATGGGGATTGAAGGATGATAACAAAATTGCGACAACATTGAATACAGCCCATATGCCGGTGGTGGATATGCACGAGTGTCTGGCAAGCGATCGGGCCTTCTTTGGCCATCTCCTTAACGCCAGGTCGTTCTGTGCGGGTCACAAGAACGGTACCGGGGTGTGCAATGGGGATAGCGGTGGAGGAATGTTCTTTACACACGAGAATCAGTGGTACCTGCGGGGTGTAGTATCTTATAGTAACACGCTGGATTCGACCGGGATCTGCAATCTGAAGCAATACGTGGGTTTCACCGATGCTGGACAGTATCTGGACTGGATCTACGAGAATGCGCCCATCAACGAGAACAGTGATCCGATTCTCGGCCATCCAAGCATTCGTCTTATCAATCAAGGTAACTGCGGAAAGAACGAACAAATATTCGGTTACGCGGAGGACAGGAAGCCTATCATCCAGCAGTATCCGTGGATGGTGCAACTGCGTCATCCCTTTGCAAGCCATGATTACGTCCAATGTAATGGGGTGTTGATtaataaaaattacattttaaccACCGCGACATGCTATATCGATTGGAA CGACGACGTGTTGGTCACTCTGGGAGACTACATCACCGGCCAGGTGAAGGACTGTGCACCACGTAATGGGGCAGAGTTTTGTACGAGCCCGGTGCAGACCACATCGATCGCCGAGTATACCCAAAAGGGTAAACTAGTTTTGGCGCGATTGTCGTCTCCGGCTGTCATAGGACGAAGGCAGCACATCGAGGCGATCTGTCTCCCCACCACGCCTGAACAACGCGATCGGCTCTATACAAAGTATATTCTAACCGGGTGGAAGGAGTCCGGCAATGATTCCCACTATATGCAACGCGCGATATTGGATTTGATACCCGAGGCACGGTGTCGGGAAGAGATGGCCAAATACGAGTACGCCACGGAAGAGCAGAAAAACCTCAACGATACGATAATTTGTGTGCGAAATTTGAACAACCCGAACCGTAGTCCTCAGTGTGAGGATTACCAACCCGGCACAGCAATCCAGGCTATCGAAAAGAAGTCCAATCGGTACTATTTGTATGGATTGCAAACCGATATTTCCTATTGTGTGAAACCGGAGACGTTCGCTGCGGTTACGAAATACATGGAGTGGATATTGGACAATATGAAACCTTAG